The window gtggtggcggcggcggcgacggaggCAGGGCGGACGCACTTTCTTCACATTCTCGACGTCCTCGCATGACCAGAGTTGGAAGTTGctacgtatgtatgtatgtataccagGAGAGGCTGCTTCAGCTTCGTTGAAGTCTCAACCCGTTCCGTTTACTCTCCTGTGGGAGTGCCCTCGTCCACGCTCAAGCTAACTAAGCTCGTCCGGGCTGGGGATGGCATGCCAGCGGGCGCCACCATGGAGTCTGCCCTTGATTTCTCAGAACTATACAAAACAATGTGGCTTTAAAGTGGTTCTCAGAACTAGCATCCGCTTGGCGCAAATACAGGGAAAATGGTACATGACTCTTCAATCACGACGCTGCTCATGCACATGGCCGCAAAGGTATGACTACTGAAACTGAAATAGGTGGTAAAATATGCAATAGAAACGTATTCTCATACTGCATTTCGTCCTCATTTGATAAACTtctcatgtatttcttctctttcttctcctaTTAGCAGTCTTTCTTACCGAAAAAGGAGCGCCTGCTGCAGCTTCATTGGCCTTTGGATGGAGCTCGAGCTCGAGCTCGTCTACAGATTCCTTCCCAACACTGATCTGCCTCCTCAACCGTAGTATCTCGCCCTTTGCAGATGCTAATTCCTCTCCAAACTTCTTAGCCCTCTTCTCTAAGTTCTCCTTGTCACCTCCAAGCCTCATAACAAGGTTCTGAGCATCTTCGATATTTTCCTGAGCTTCTTTTGTGACTTTCTTTTGCTCCGTGAGAGATTTGAGCAGCATCTCTTTCTCTGCTTCGAGGCTAACGTTTCTAGAATTACTGCTCTCTAGTTCTTTTGACAGCAATAATGCACTCTCATTCATCTCGTCAAGTGATTTGGTAGCCTCATCCAGATCTGCTTCAAGAGATCTTCGTGCTTCTGAGTCGGTCAGAatttgatttcccaacacatcaaGCTCTCTGTTCAAAGTAGAAACTACCTTCCTTTCTTCGTTCACTTCATGCATGGCAGCCTCTAGCCTTTTATAGGTTTCCACCAATTCCTTCTTCAAGTTCTCATGATCAGCCACAGCATTTTTCAATTCCTTGGACGTGATGTTGAGTTCTTCTTTGGTTTTCTTTAGGACCGCCTTCAATGAGATTAATTCAACAGAAAGAAATTTTGCATTAGacttagcctcttcaaggctaccAGCTAATGTTTTCTTCGTTTCACTAAAATCATCCTGAATCTTTGAAACCTCAGTCATTAGTTTCTCATATGAACCTCTAGCCTCATCGAGATCTTTGGACAGATTGGAAGCTTCAAACTTAGAAGCTCCCAGTGCTTCTTGGGTAGACTGCAGCTCACCTTTCAAAATTTTCACAGTACTTGCTTCTCTTTCCAGCAATGCTTTGAGATCATCCTTTTCTTTTCTCAGCTCAGCAATAATTGAGTTATTGTCCCTCCCTTCAGCTATTGCAAGCTCAAGCTTTTCTTCAATATCACGAATTTGGTCCTCTTTCTTAGATAAGAGTTCGGCATCATGGGCAGCTCTTCTATCAGAAGAGGTTTTCAAATGATCATAGTCTTTCATGAGATCCTTAATTCTCTGCACACAGTTGTCTTTCTCTGAGCTTAACGACTGAATCTTTTCATTAAGAGAATCAATTAAAGATATCTTTGAATTTAATTCTGCTTTAGTTCCAAGTAACTCCTCTTTCAACTGTTGAATAGTTGAATTTGCAAGGGCAAGCTCGTTCCTTAACTGTTCAACATTGGAGCTCAACTTcttacattctgattcattttcagAAAGGGATACTTTGAGACTTTCAATGTTCTTCTCCGTGTCATTTATCTCCAAACCAAGCAGGACTACTCTATCTTGTAGCACATCAACATTTTCCACCTTTtctttaaattcagcctcaagcatATTTTTTTCTGCAGCGATTCTTGTAATACTGCTCTCAAGTTGACTTATTTGTGCTCTAAGCTCTTCAACTAGTTTACTCTCATTTTGTAGCTCTTGAAGCAAAGCTTCTTTAGTCTCACTTGTCGAAGCCAGTTGATTTAGCAGAGAAGTTTCGGCTTCCTCAAACTTTctctcttgtttctttttttcttcctgcTCCCTCTGTAGCATTTTCTCAAAGTTCTCCTTCATCATAAACATCACTGCTTCCTTTTCATTCAGCTTGCTTTCCAGCTGCATTGACAATTATATTACAAATGAATACATAGAATGAAACAATTTTTAATCATGTACTACTTACATTGTCCTGCACCCAATATGTCA of the Musa acuminata AAA Group cultivar baxijiao chromosome BXJ2-10, Cavendish_Baxijiao_AAA, whole genome shotgun sequence genome contains:
- the LOC135625150 gene encoding MAR-binding filament-like protein 1; the protein is MGLLVGSPSFLRTPHSSFPFSNPLSSSVRSAQRKAARTRSLLATCCANRESHVGAVVTPPRRALLLAGISALPFLTLGAMAADVVVVQDKQDVKKPYDQDVIITEKQDDIKPVIQDLQDSALQDSSQEPNQFEQANLQNAPANSSISLQNGVGIIGSGVLGALYATSQKEKTATKSTLESLESKLNEKEAVMFMMKENFEKMLQREQEEKKKQERKFEEAETSLLNQLASTSETKEALLQELQNESKLVEELRAQISQLESSITRIAAEKNMLEAEFKEKVENVDVLQDRVVLLGLEINDTEKNIESLKVSLSENESECKKLSSNVEQLRNELALANSTIQQLKEELLGTKAELNSKISLIDSLNEKIQSLSSEKDNCVQRIKDLMKDYDHLKTSSDRRAAHDAELLSKKEDQIRDIEEKLELAIAEGRDNNSIIAELRKEKDDLKALLEREASTVKILKGELQSTQEALGASKFEASNLSKDLDEARGSYEKLMTEVSKIQDDFSETKKTLAGSLEEAKSNAKFLSVELISLKAVLKKTKEELNITSKELKNAVADHENLKKELVETYKRLEAAMHEVNEERKVVSTLNRELDVLGNQILTDSEARRSLEADLDEATKSLDEMNESALLLSKELESSNSRNVSLEAEKEMLLKSLTEQKKVTKEAQENIEDAQNLVMRLGGDKENLEKRAKKFGEELASAKGEILRLRRQISVGKESVDELELELHPKANEAAAGAPFSVRKTANRRRKRRNT